The proteins below come from a single Roseiflexus sp. RS-1 genomic window:
- a CDS encoding prohibitin family protein, whose protein sequence is MNQGQEGRAFQNPDARGRSVSVLIVLSLIVVVAIFLGSSSVTTIEAGTRGVLKTFGEITGVLEEGLHFRMPFITSVTIVEVRTQRYESNSSAASRDLQTVTTQVVINYRPDAGQVDRLVREIGVDYERRVVDPAIQESIKAATARFTAEELITRRPEVSELIQRGLSERLTPRGVIVESVSITDFNFSPEFARAIEAKQVAEQDALRAARELERARIEAQQQVARAEAEAKARLEIARAEAEALRLQREVISAELLQLRFIERWDGVMPRFVGGENSLMPMLSIPSSEVLGASTPTPPRTPAEDQAPAPANEQPATSP, encoded by the coding sequence ATGAACCAGGGACAGGAAGGAAGGGCGTTTCAGAACCCCGATGCGCGTGGACGTTCCGTATCAGTTCTGATTGTGTTGAGTTTGATCGTGGTGGTCGCGATTTTTCTCGGAAGCAGTTCGGTCACGACCATCGAGGCGGGAACGCGCGGTGTGCTGAAGACGTTCGGTGAAATCACGGGTGTGCTCGAAGAGGGGTTGCATTTCCGTATGCCGTTTATCACGTCGGTGACGATTGTTGAGGTACGCACCCAGCGCTATGAGTCGAACTCGAGCGCCGCTTCGCGCGACTTGCAGACAGTCACGACGCAGGTGGTGATCAACTATCGCCCCGATGCAGGTCAGGTGGATCGTCTGGTGCGCGAGATCGGCGTCGATTATGAGCGGCGGGTCGTCGATCCGGCGATCCAGGAATCGATCAAGGCGGCGACGGCGCGTTTTACGGCGGAGGAGTTGATCACCCGCCGTCCTGAAGTTTCGGAGTTGATCCAGCGCGGCTTGAGCGAGCGGTTGACGCCGCGCGGTGTGATCGTCGAGAGTGTGTCGATCACCGATTTCAACTTCAGCCCGGAGTTTGCCCGCGCAATCGAGGCGAAGCAGGTTGCCGAGCAGGATGCGTTGCGTGCGGCGCGTGAACTGGAGCGAGCGCGGATCGAGGCGCAGCAGCAGGTTGCGCGCGCCGAAGCCGAAGCAAAGGCGCGCCTGGAAATTGCGCGTGCGGAAGCTGAAGCGTTGCGCTTGCAGCGTGAGGTGATTTCGGCGGAACTACTGCAACTGCGCTTCATCGAGCGCTGGGATGGGGTGATGCCACGGTTTGTCGGCGGCGAAAACAGTCTGATGCCGATGCTCAGTATTCCATCGAGCGAGGTGCTGGGCGCTTCGACGCCGACGCCACCGCGCACACCAGCGGAGGATCAGGCGCCAGCGCCGGCAAATGAACAACCGGCAACGTCGCCGTAG
- a CDS encoding LppX_LprAFG lipoprotein, with product MSQWLRAALSLVVALIITGCGGAAPVVTPTPTPTPAEISARAGQATGAAQSLAFSITITGQPVYTDPSRVFVITSIDGALRRPDGVLATLKLRSAAGLAEVRTVSLAGKQYATNPLTRAWQCLTPGQAFDAAVLFDPQKGIEQLLQSGIETITLVGEETLDGRLTYHLRGTIPGARMADISGGLIGAAPVTADIWADRETLRLAKIVLVDQAPGAPEPTTWTLVFSTYDQPVDVRPPIEC from the coding sequence ATGTCTCAGTGGTTACGCGCAGCGCTATCCCTTGTTGTGGCGCTGATCATCACCGGATGCGGCGGAGCGGCGCCGGTTGTCACCCCCACGCCCACCCCGACGCCAGCCGAGATCAGTGCGCGCGCGGGACAGGCGACAGGCGCAGCGCAGAGCCTGGCATTTTCGATTACCATCACCGGGCAACCGGTGTACACCGATCCATCGCGGGTCTTCGTCATCACGTCCATCGATGGCGCACTCCGCCGACCGGACGGAGTGCTGGCGACGCTGAAACTGCGCAGCGCAGCCGGTCTTGCAGAAGTGCGAACCGTTTCGCTGGCAGGGAAACAGTACGCCACCAATCCATTGACCCGCGCCTGGCAGTGCCTGACGCCAGGGCAGGCGTTTGATGCCGCAGTGCTGTTCGACCCGCAAAAGGGGATTGAACAACTGCTCCAAAGCGGCATTGAAACCATCACCCTTGTCGGCGAAGAGACCCTCGACGGTCGCCTGACGTACCACCTGCGCGGTACGATTCCCGGCGCACGTATGGCGGACATCAGTGGCGGATTGATTGGCGCTGCTCCAGTCACCGCCGACATCTGGGCAGATCGGGAGACGCTGCGCCTGGCAAAAATTGTCCTGGTCGATCAGGCACCCGGCGCGCCAGAGCCAACCACGTGGACGCTGGTGTTCAGCACCTATGACCAGCCGGTCGATGTGCGCCCGCCGATCGAGTGTTGA
- a CDS encoding flavin monoamine oxidase family protein — protein MHVIVLGAGASGLAAARRLHDAGVTVQVLEARQRIGGRIWTDHTFAPFPVEHGAEFIHGEHAVTHALVTAAGLEAIPVDRYGRLRWSDGGSARTIDALPPHRRDLIGALFRTFDRLRDVPHDAPDRSLAHYLRECGFDEEALTVADVLLAQTCCASVETLSCADLSRELRVDHAGRREYRVREGYAALLEWYARGLDIRTGTVVRLVRHTSGGVIIETDAGIFHGDRCIVTIPVAVLQRGLPQFDPPLSARKRRAINALRIEPATKLFYRFDEPMWDADLTFMAHKGLSARWWTAAHTTRNAAVIVAYATAARARALDALDDDEALAVGLEELQTLLGRRDLTQRQRAARRVAWGADPFAYGGYAHVPPGAADARVVLAAPEGATLFFAGEATAYDSNPQTVHGAIESGWRAADEVVR, from the coding sequence ATGCATGTCATTGTCCTCGGCGCAGGCGCTTCCGGTCTTGCCGCAGCCCGTCGTCTCCACGATGCAGGCGTGACGGTGCAGGTGCTCGAAGCACGGCAGCGCATTGGCGGCAGGATCTGGACCGACCACACCTTTGCGCCATTTCCTGTCGAACACGGCGCTGAATTCATCCACGGTGAACACGCCGTTACGCACGCGCTGGTGACGGCTGCCGGTCTGGAGGCGATCCCGGTTGATCGTTACGGACGGTTGCGTTGGAGCGATGGCGGATCGGCGCGCACCATCGATGCGCTGCCACCGCACCGTCGTGACCTGATCGGTGCGTTGTTTCGCACATTCGACCGGTTGCGTGATGTTCCACACGATGCGCCGGATCGTTCACTGGCGCACTACTTGCGTGAGTGCGGCTTCGACGAAGAGGCGCTCACGGTAGCGGATGTATTGCTTGCGCAGACGTGCTGCGCTTCCGTCGAAACATTGAGTTGCGCCGATCTCTCGCGTGAACTGCGCGTCGATCACGCAGGCAGGCGCGAGTATCGCGTGCGCGAGGGGTATGCGGCGCTGCTCGAGTGGTACGCGCGCGGTCTCGACATTCGTACCGGCACGGTGGTGCGCCTGGTGCGTCACACTTCTGGCGGCGTGATCATCGAGACCGATGCAGGCATCTTTCACGGCGACCGGTGCATTGTCACCATTCCGGTTGCCGTGTTGCAGCGCGGTCTTCCGCAGTTTGATCCGCCGCTCAGCGCCCGGAAGCGCCGGGCGATCAACGCATTGCGCATCGAACCGGCGACCAAACTGTTCTATCGGTTCGACGAACCGATGTGGGATGCCGACCTGACGTTCATGGCGCACAAAGGTCTATCGGCGCGGTGGTGGACCGCCGCGCACACAACGCGCAATGCGGCGGTAATTGTCGCCTATGCAACCGCAGCGCGCGCCCGTGCGCTCGATGCTCTCGACGATGATGAAGCGCTGGCTGTGGGTCTGGAAGAGTTGCAAACCCTGCTGGGGCGGCGCGATCTGACGCAGCGGCAGCGCGCGGCGCGGCGAGTCGCGTGGGGCGCCGATCCCTTCGCATATGGCGGATATGCGCACGTTCCACCCGGTGCAGCAGACGCGCGCGTCGTGCTGGCGGCGCCGGAGGGTGCTACGCTCTTCTTCGCAGGCGAGGCAACCGCATACGACAGCAACCCGCAAACGGTGCATGGCGCCATCGAAAGTGGGTGGCGCGCTGCGGATGAGGTGGTCAGATGA
- a CDS encoding GNAT family N-acetyltransferase: MDIRVATLADAHILADLNADFNGVQMTLERMAEQMLRCYDVERALIACIDGTAVGFACLRLIPWLCYDPPYAELTELFVREPFRRRGIASALVAHAQGLARTAGANELRILTGRDNPAARAFYRKLGCTEEDEVLLILHLV, from the coding sequence ATGGATATTCGGGTCGCAACACTGGCGGATGCACACATTCTTGCCGATCTGAACGCAGACTTCAATGGCGTGCAGATGACGCTGGAACGCATGGCGGAACAGATGCTCCGCTGCTACGATGTTGAACGCGCGTTGATCGCATGCATCGATGGTACAGCGGTCGGTTTCGCCTGCCTGCGGTTGATCCCCTGGCTGTGCTACGATCCGCCATATGCGGAACTGACCGAACTGTTCGTGCGGGAACCCTTTCGGCGTCGTGGCATTGCATCTGCGCTGGTGGCGCACGCTCAGGGTCTGGCGCGCACGGCTGGCGCGAATGAGTTGCGCATCCTGACCGGACGCGACAACCCGGCGGCGCGTGCGTTCTACCGGAAACTCGGATGCACTGAGGAGGACGAGGTGTTGCTGATACTCCATCTCGTATAA
- a CDS encoding pyrimidine 5'-nucleotidase, producing the protein MTLAAILFDLDSTLYPRSAGVQRALDERMNAYVQRVTGCTLEEAPILRDSWFRRYGTTLAGLQHEYHIDVEDYLRVIHDIRLETFLKRDPELDALLERLDLQRAIFTNSPAEHAARVLRTLGVARHFPLIFDIRFFEFQPKPKLTAYTRALDALGVAAGETLLIEDTPQNLPPARELGMRTILIDEQGAHRSDGIADHVAPDIRAALRIVLNGGIPGVRA; encoded by the coding sequence ATGACGCTTGCGGCAATTTTATTCGATCTCGACAGCACGCTCTACCCGCGTTCCGCAGGCGTTCAGCGCGCTCTCGACGAGCGGATGAACGCGTATGTTCAGCGCGTCACCGGTTGCACCCTCGAAGAAGCGCCCATCCTGCGCGATTCCTGGTTCAGACGGTACGGTACGACTCTCGCCGGGTTGCAGCACGAGTACCATATCGATGTCGAAGACTATCTGCGCGTCATTCACGACATTCGCCTGGAAACGTTTTTGAAACGTGATCCGGAACTCGACGCTCTGCTGGAACGCCTCGATCTTCAGCGTGCAATCTTCACCAACTCGCCTGCCGAACATGCAGCGCGGGTGCTGCGCACCCTCGGCGTTGCGCGGCACTTCCCCCTGATTTTCGATATTCGCTTCTTCGAGTTTCAGCCCAAACCGAAACTGACCGCCTACACCCGCGCGCTCGATGCGCTCGGAGTCGCCGCAGGCGAAACGCTCCTGATCGAAGACACGCCGCAAAACCTGCCACCGGCGCGTGAACTTGGCATGCGCACCATCCTGATCGACGAACAGGGCGCGCATCGATCAGATGGCATTGCCGACCATGTCGCGCCCGATATTCGTGCCGCGCTGCGCATTGTGCTGAACGGCGGCATTCCCGGCGTCCGGGCATAG